The Lycium ferocissimum isolate CSIRO_LF1 chromosome 1, AGI_CSIRO_Lferr_CH_V1, whole genome shotgun sequence genome includes a region encoding these proteins:
- the LOC132048922 gene encoding uncharacterized protein LOC132048922 translates to MLKVLSEKLKRLCFGLRWPIRRRSKTKIKITVKHLGKSNSKSHNSQIDTNQLEPSNANGSAVIHPSNGELSRSKSGRTIRVATFNAALFSMAPALPKCINRSVSFDFENDKFSNDYYNLRAKSTDDRPKSILKQSPLHQEADTTLLKKQAFAKSKLRVSINLPDNEISLKKSGQLSFLGCRGKAPLRSTVSMPRIDHGQSSYRSTRSVLEVLKELNADILALQDVKAEEEKGMKPLSDLADALGMNYVFAESWAPEYGNAIMSKWPIKSWKIQKIFDDSDFRNVLKATIDVPRVGELNFYCTHLDHLDENWRMKQINAIIQSSDNKPHILAGGLNSLDETDYSPERWTEIAKYYEEMGKPIPKVEVMKYLKSKEYTDAKDYAGECESVVMIAKGQSVQGTCKYGTRVDYVLSSSDSPYKFVPGSYSVFSSKGTSDHHIVKVDVVKVDTDSQQYVNKKRRNSKHKVVRITHSNPNRGIWKIDT, encoded by the exons ATGCTAAAAGTCCTCAGCGAAAAGCTGAAGCGCCTATGTTTTGGCCTAAGATGGCCTATTCGTCGCCGTTCAAAGACCAAAATCAAGATTACTGTCAAACACTTAGGAAAATCCAATTCCAAGTCTCATAATTCTCAAATTGATACAAACCAATTAGAACCATCAAATGCTAATGGTTCTGCAGTAATTCATCCAAGCAATGGTGAATTAAGTCGTTCTAAATCTGGACGTACTATACGTGTGGCAACATTTAATGCTGCACTTTTTTCCATGGCACCAGCACTTCCAAAATGTATTAACAGGTCAgttagttttgattttgaaaatgaCAAATTCTCCAATGATTATTATAATTTAAGAGCAAAATCAACAGATGATCGTCCTAAGAGCATACTCAAACAATCACCTCTACATCAAGAAGCTGATACAACTCTATTAAAGAAGCAAGCTTTTGCGAAATCTAAGTTAAGGGTGTCAATAAATTTACCAGATAATGAAATATCATTGAAGAAAAGTGGACAATTAAGCTTTTTGGGATGTAGAGGAAAGGCACCTTTAAGGTCTACTGTGAGTATGCCACGTATTGATCATGGCCAGAGTAGTTATAGAAGTACAAGAAGTGTTCTTGAAGTGTTGAAAGAGTTAAATGCTGATATTTTGGCATTGCAAGATGTTAAAGCTGAGGAAGAGAAAGGTATGAAGCCATTGTCAGATTTGGCTGATGCTTTagggatgaattatgtattTGCAGAGAGTTGGGCACCTGAATATGGTAATGCTATAATGTCAAAGTGGCCTATTAAGTCTTGGAAGATACAGAAGATCTTTGATGACTCTGATTTCAG AAATGTTCTGAAGGCAACAATTGATGTTCCTCGAGTTGGAGAATTAAATTTCTACTGCACGCACCTTGATCACTTGGATGAGAATTGGCGAATGAAGCAGATAAATGCAATAATCCAATCCTCTGATAATAAGCCACACATTTTAGCTGGAGGTCTAAATTCTCTTGACGAAACGGATTACTCTCCAGAAAGATGGACAGAAATTGCAAAG TATTATGAAGAGATGGGAAAGCCAATACCAAAAGTCGAGGTAATGAAGTATTTGAAGAGTAAAGAATATACTGATGCTAAGGATTACGCTGGGGAATGCGAGTCTGTTGTCATGATCGCTAAAGGACAGA GTGTGCAGGGAACGTGCAAGTATGGAACTCGGGTGGATTACGTACTCTCATCATCCGATTCACCATACAAGTTTGTTCCAGGCTCATACTCAGTTTTCTCCTCAAAAGGAACTTCTGATCACCACATAGTGAAAGTTGATGTGGTAAAAGTAGATACCGATTCTCAACAATATGTCAACAAGAAAAGGCGGAATTCAAAACATAAAGTAGTCAGGATTACTCATTCAAATCCAAACAGGGGTATATGGAaaatagacacatga